The Cinclus cinclus chromosome 18, bCinCin1.1, whole genome shotgun sequence genome has a segment encoding these proteins:
- the DNTTIP1 gene encoding deoxynucleotidyltransferase terminal-interacting protein 1 isoform X2, which translates to MGAARDAEQQPGPPGEEGPGEAEEQLVSTSPWNIMIKHRQVQRRGRRSQMTTSFTDPSVSMDLLRAVLQPSINEEIQGIFNKYMKFFQTAAINVRDNVGEEVDPEQLIQETCRSCLEQAKLLFSDGKKVVPRLPHEQAVPKRARQMDEELSRRGNPIPKKRKGRPPGQSLSNDRGVSGMAAWKLKVSESVKRDGPKWDPSRLTETTTFVLGSRANKALGMGGTRGRLYIKHPHLFKAYLLIEEDILDLAASEDYRDSVDLRLDELKPFIPPAWMTEKMQKHMETLRRGGDVPPPEEPPEP; encoded by the exons ATGGGGGCCGCCCGCGATGCGGAGCAGCAGCCGGGGCCGCCGGGCGAGGAGGGCCCGGGTGAGGCCGAGGAGCAGCTGGTGAGCACG AGCCCCTGGAACATCATGATCAAGCACCGGCAGGTGCAGCGGCGCGGGCGGCGCTCCCAGATGACCACCAG CTTCACGGACCCGAGCGTGTCCATGGACCTGCTGCGcgctgtgctgcagcccagcatcAACGAGGAGATCCAGGGCATCTTCAACAAGTACATGAAG TTTTTCCAGACAGCAGCAATCAATGTACGTGATAACGTTGGGGAGGAGGTGGACCCAGAGCAGCTCATCCAGGAAACCTGTAggagctgcctggagcag GCCAAACTGTTGTTCTCCGATGGCAAAAAGGTGGTTCCCAGGTTGCCTCATGAGCAGGCAGTGCCAAAG CGTGCCCGACAGATGGATGAGGAGCTGAGCCGTCGAGGGAACCCCATTCCAAAAAAG AGGAAGGGGCGGCCTCCAGGACAGAGCCTGTCAAATGACCGTGGAGTCTCAGGCATGGCAGC GTGGAAGCTCAAAGTCTCTGAGTCTGTGAAAAGGGATGGACCAAAG TGGGATCCATCCCGACTGACTGAAACCACAACCTTTGTGCTGGGATCTCGAGCAAACAA AGCTCTCGGGATGGGAGGAACAAGAGGGCGACTCTACATCAAGCATCCCCACCTCTTTAAG GCCTACCTCCTCATTGAAGAGGACATTCTGGATTTGGCTGCCAGTGAGGATTACAG GGACTCTGTTGATCTGCGGCTGGACGAGCTGAAGCCTTTCATCCCACCAGCCTGGATGACTGAAAAGATGCAGAAGCACATGGAGACGCTTCGCCGCGGGGGGGATGTGCCGCCCCCCGAGGAGCCCCCCGAACCTTGA
- the UBE2C gene encoding ubiquitin-conjugating enzyme E2 C isoform X2 — protein MASQNADPAAVSSAAARKAAETGATAARGAVGKRLQQELMALMAYEELRYKLSLEFPSGYPYTAPTVRFLTPCYHPNVDTQGNICLDILKEKWSALYDVRTILLSIQSLLAEPNIESPLNTHAAELWKNQVAYKKYVRETYNKQTKSQET, from the exons ATGGCCTCACAGAACGCCGACCCCGCCGCCGTGTCTAGCGCAGCTGCCCGCAAAGCGGCCGAGACCGGGGCCACGGCGGCCCGAGGAGCGGTGGGGAAGAG GTTGCAGCAAGAACTGATGGCGCTGATG GCCTATGAGGAGCTGCGGTACAAGCTGTCGCTGGAGTTCCCCAGTGGGTACCCCTACACAGCACCCACCGTGCGATTCCTGACCCCCTGTTACCACCCCAACGTCGACACCCAGGGCAACATCTGCCTCGACATCCTCAAGGAAAAGTGGTCAGCGCTGTATGATGTCCGCACCATCCTGCTTTCCATACAGAGCCTGCTGGCAG AGCCGAACATCGAGAGCCCTCTGAACACACAtgctgctgagctctggaaGAACCAAGTCG CCTACAAGAAGTATGTGCGGGAGACGTACAACAAGCAGACCAAGAGCCAGGAGACCTGA
- the DNTTIP1 gene encoding deoxynucleotidyltransferase terminal-interacting protein 1 isoform X1 gives MGAARDAEQQPGPPGEEGPGEAEEQLVSTSPWNIMIKHRQVQRRGRRSQMTTSFTDPSVSMDLLRAVLQPSINEEIQGIFNKYMKFFQTAAINVRDNVGEEVDPEQLIQETCRSCLEQAKLLFSDGKKVVPRLPHEQAVPKRARQMDEELSRRGNPIPKKRKGRPPGQSLSNDRGVSGMAAWKLKVSESVKRDGPKWDPSRLTETTTFVLGSRANKALGMGGTRGRLYIKHPHLFKYAADPQDKHWLTEQQHMRAIGGKMAYLLIEEDILDLAASEDYRDSVDLRLDELKPFIPPAWMTEKMQKHMETLRRGGDVPPPEEPPEP, from the exons ATGGGGGCCGCCCGCGATGCGGAGCAGCAGCCGGGGCCGCCGGGCGAGGAGGGCCCGGGTGAGGCCGAGGAGCAGCTGGTGAGCACG AGCCCCTGGAACATCATGATCAAGCACCGGCAGGTGCAGCGGCGCGGGCGGCGCTCCCAGATGACCACCAG CTTCACGGACCCGAGCGTGTCCATGGACCTGCTGCGcgctgtgctgcagcccagcatcAACGAGGAGATCCAGGGCATCTTCAACAAGTACATGAAG TTTTTCCAGACAGCAGCAATCAATGTACGTGATAACGTTGGGGAGGAGGTGGACCCAGAGCAGCTCATCCAGGAAACCTGTAggagctgcctggagcag GCCAAACTGTTGTTCTCCGATGGCAAAAAGGTGGTTCCCAGGTTGCCTCATGAGCAGGCAGTGCCAAAG CGTGCCCGACAGATGGATGAGGAGCTGAGCCGTCGAGGGAACCCCATTCCAAAAAAG AGGAAGGGGCGGCCTCCAGGACAGAGCCTGTCAAATGACCGTGGAGTCTCAGGCATGGCAGC GTGGAAGCTCAAAGTCTCTGAGTCTGTGAAAAGGGATGGACCAAAG TGGGATCCATCCCGACTGACTGAAACCACAACCTTTGTGCTGGGATCTCGAGCAAACAA AGCTCTCGGGATGGGAGGAACAAGAGGGCGACTCTACATCAAGCATCCCCACCTCTTTAAG TATGCGGCCGACCCGCAGGATAAGCACTGGctgacagagcagcagcacatgagagCCATTGGGGGCAAGATG GCCTACCTCCTCATTGAAGAGGACATTCTGGATTTGGCTGCCAGTGAGGATTACAG GGACTCTGTTGATCTGCGGCTGGACGAGCTGAAGCCTTTCATCCCACCAGCCTGGATGACTGAAAAGATGCAGAAGCACATGGAGACGCTTCGCCGCGGGGGGGATGTGCCGCCCCCCGAGGAGCCCCCCGAACCTTGA
- the UBE2C gene encoding ubiquitin-conjugating enzyme E2 C isoform X1, whose amino-acid sequence MASQNADPAAVSSAAARKAAETGATAARGAVGKRLQQELMALMMSGDKGISAFPESDNLFKWIGTIDGAAGTAYEELRYKLSLEFPSGYPYTAPTVRFLTPCYHPNVDTQGNICLDILKEKWSALYDVRTILLSIQSLLAEPNIESPLNTHAAELWKNQVAYKKYVRETYNKQTKSQET is encoded by the exons ATGGCCTCACAGAACGCCGACCCCGCCGCCGTGTCTAGCGCAGCTGCCCGCAAAGCGGCCGAGACCGGGGCCACGGCGGCCCGAGGAGCGGTGGGGAAGAG GTTGCAGCAAGAACTGATGGCGCTGATG ATGTCCGGTGACAAAGGCATTTCTGCCTTCCCCGAGTCCGACAACCTATTCAAGTGGATCGGGACCATTGACGGCGCCGCCGGGACG GCCTATGAGGAGCTGCGGTACAAGCTGTCGCTGGAGTTCCCCAGTGGGTACCCCTACACAGCACCCACCGTGCGATTCCTGACCCCCTGTTACCACCCCAACGTCGACACCCAGGGCAACATCTGCCTCGACATCCTCAAGGAAAAGTGGTCAGCGCTGTATGATGTCCGCACCATCCTGCTTTCCATACAGAGCCTGCTGGCAG AGCCGAACATCGAGAGCCCTCTGAACACACAtgctgctgagctctggaaGAACCAAGTCG CCTACAAGAAGTATGTGCGGGAGACGTACAACAAGCAGACCAAGAGCCAGGAGACCTGA
- the LOC134051242 gene encoding regulator of G-protein signaling 9-binding protein-like, producing the protein MAPDRRDACRGWGAVGTCATAQVAFCKATAGHRQLVLRLGGSGDSPRLREERRRRSTEALELSTGLRQVLLAGLRQTPASPLERQELERLWVLFLSALELFLQDLYRAQHLCQLFSMQGGDVAPLRTGLGDWGLPSRRGGGPTQPPTTQCLEEEIEQVRATLAEMESGANIPPWTVEATETTTQPAETSSTTDRVAWGGPFAGHCCGVL; encoded by the exons ATGGCACCAGACAGAAGGGATGCGTGCCGTGGGTGGGGGGCAGTGGGAACGTGTGCCACAGCCCAGGTTGCCTTCTGCAAGGCCACGGCTGGACaccggcagctggtgctgcgGCTTGGGGGGAGCGGTGACAGCCCTCGGCTGCGTGAGGAGCGCCGCAGGAGGAGCACAGAGGCCCTTGAGCTCAGCACGG GGCTGCGGCAGGTGCTGCTAGCGGGGCTGCGGCAGACCCCAGCGAGCCCTCTGGAGCGGCAGGAGCTGGAGCGGCTGTGGGTGCTTTTCCTCTCCGCCCTGGAGCTCTTCCTGCAGGACTTGTACAGAGCCCAGCATCTCTGCCAGCTCTTCTCCATGCAAGGGGGTGATGTTGCCCCACTGCGCACTGGGCTGGGGGACTGGGGGCTGCCCAGCCGGCGAGGAGGGGGTCCCACACAGCCCCCAACCACCCAGTGTTTGGAGGAGGAGATCGAGCAGGTGAGGGCCACGCTGGCAGAGATGGAGAGTGGAGCCAACATTCCACCATGGACAGTCGAAGCCACAGAGACTACTACACAGCCAGCAGAGACAAGCAGCACCACAGACAGAGTGGCCTGGGGAGGCCCctttgctgggcactgctgtggGGTGCTGTGA